One genomic window of Chelonoidis abingdonii isolate Lonesome George chromosome 5, CheloAbing_2.0, whole genome shotgun sequence includes the following:
- the CLDN23 gene encoding claudin-23: MRTPSVMIVGLVLGPCGLLLNLVSTLTPCWRQVSSISGKPIDVVYQQGIWELCQETQSTRQRQCGLADELGYFPTQPVQVAKGLMVSSLVVTVLGLVVAALGVRCWQEEPHYLLAGLSGLILFASGLMSLIPVSWYNHYLSALPAPTGSTLEVGYSLVLGYLGSCLELIGGFSLALSLHQCCQECRRKKTTTKYPHHSQPGPATVSSRDFMPRSQKPAPKSFSNPVDVLEGERSISRSLPCDSDL, translated from the coding sequence ATGCGGACGCCGTCGGTGATGATCGTGGGCCTGGTGCTGGGCCCCTGCGGCCTGCTGCTGAACCTGGTCAGCACGCTGACTCCTTGCTGGAGGCAGGTGAGCAGTATATCCGGCAAGCCCATTGACGTGGTCTATCAGCAGGGCATCTGGGAACTCTGCCAAGAGACCCAGAGCACACGCCAGCGCCAGTGCGGCCTGGCTGATGAACTCGGCTACTTCCCCACGCAGCCAGTGCAGGTGGCCAAGGGGCTGATGGTCTCCTCGCTGGTTGTGACTGTGCTGGggctggtggtggcagctctgGGGGTGCGCTGCTGGCAGGAAGAACCCCACTATCTGCTGGCAGGCCTCTCCGGCCTGATACTCTTCGCCTCTGGGCTGATGAGCCTCATCCCTGTCTCGTGGTACAACCACTACCTCAGCGCCCTGCCCGCGCCCACAGGCAGCACCCTGGAGGTGGGCTACAGCCTGGTGCTAGGCTacctgggcagctgcctggagctCATCGGGGGCTTCTCCCTGGCACTCAGCCTCCACCAGTGctgccaggagtgcaggagaAAGAAGACAACCACCAAATATCCCCACCACAGCCAGCCGGGCCCCGCCACCGTATCTTCCAGAGACTTCATGCCCCGCAGCCAGAAGCCAGCTCCCAAGTCCTTTAGCAACCCCGTGGATGTGCTGGAGGGAGAAAGAAGCATCAGCCGCTCCCTGCCCTGCGACTCAGATTTATAG